ACAAGACCGCCATGCTCATCGGCGCGGGCACCATGGGCGCCCTGGCCGCCCGGCACCTGCTATCCCACGGCGTTCGCAACCTCATCGTCGCCAACCGCACCTTCGACCGCGCCGTGGCCCTGGCTCGGGAGCTGCACGGAACGCCGGTCGCCTTCGAGCACCTGAACGCGTACCTGCATCTGGCGGACGTGGTCATCGGCTCGACTGCCGCCGAGCAACCGGTGCTCACCCCGGACCTCGTGCAGCAGGTCCTGCGCCAGCGCAAGTACCGGCCGATGTTCCTGATCGACATGAGCGTCCCGCGCAACTTCGATCCGCTGATCAACGAAATCGACAACGTCTACGTGTACGACATCGACGACCTCGGCGGCGTCGCCGCAACACACCGGGAGGACCGCGGCCGCGAGGCCGAGCGAGCCGCCCTCATCATCGAAGAGGAGGTCGACGGCTTCTGCCGCTGGCTCGCCAGCCTTGCCGCCGTGCCGACCATCGTCGCCCTGCGCGAGAAGGTGGAAAGCATCCGCAAAGGGGAGCTCGAAAAGACCCTCGGCGCTCTGCCCGAACTGCCACCCGAAACGCGCGCTTCGGTCGATGCCATGACCAGCGCCATCGTCAACAAGATCCTACACGCCCCATTGACGCGGCTGAAGGACCACGACCGCCGGCGGGAAGCGCAGTACCTCGACGCCGCGCGACACCTGTTCGGCATCGAGGAGCCAGACGAGCCGTGAGTGGCCCCGTTCGTATCGGCACTCGCGGCAGTGCGCTCGCTCTCGCCCAGGCGACGTGGCTGCGCGACGCCCTCGCCGAAAGACGTCCTGACCGTGGCGCCGCTCTCGTCGTCATCAAGACCTCCGGCGACCGTTTCGTCGACCGTCCTCTCGGCGACATCGGCGGCAAGGGCCTCTTCGTCAAGGAAATCGACGAAGCCCTGTCGGCCGGCACCGTCGATTGCGCCGTGCACTCCATGAAGGATCTGCCCGCGTCGCTGGCCCCCGGTCTGCACCTCGCCGCCGTCCCCCGGCGGGTCGATGCCCGCGATCTCCTGCTCACTCGTCACGGCGGGCCACTCGCGGCGCTTCCGCCCGGAGCACGCATCGGCACCAGCAGCTTACGGCGGGCCGCCCTGCTGCTTCACCTGCGCCCCGACATCGCCATCGTCCCGCTGCGCGGCAACGTCGACACGCGGTTGCGCAAGCTGGCGGCCGGCGAGTTCGACGCGATCGTACTCGCCGCCGCCGGCCTGCACCGCCTCGGCCTCACACCGCCCGCGGCCACCCCGCTCGACCCGACGGTGTTCGTCCCCGCGGTCGGTCAGGGCGCCCTCGCCCTCGAAACCCGGGACGACGGCAGCGCGGACCTGCTCGCCTGGCTGGACGATCCGATGACGCGCGTCGCCGTGAGCGCCGAACGGGCGTTCATGGCCACCGTCGGAGGTTCGTGCCACACACCCCTGGCCGCGCACGCCACCGTGCGCGCCGGCGATCTTCATCTGCAAGCGTTCGTCGCCAGCCCGGACGGCAGCCGCCTGCTACGTGGCGAACGCGCCGGGCCTCTGGCCCGGGCAACGCCGCTCGGACACGAACTCGCCAACGACCTGCTCGACCGCGGTGCCGCCGACATCCTGCGCCTCACCCGGCCGTCACCTGCCGCCGCGGCGGCAGAGGACCCCTCCACCGATGGCCGGTAAGGTCTTCCTCGTCGGCGCCGGACCGGGCGACCCGGGGCTGATCACACTCAAGGGCCAGCGCTGCCTGCTGGCCGCCGATGTCGTCGTCTACGACTACCTCGCCAACCCCCGCCTCCTCGACGACACCCGCCCCGAGGCCGAACGCATCCTCGCCGGGAAGCACGGCGGCGGGCCCCGCGTGGAGCAGGAGGTCATCAACGCCCTGCTCGTGGATCGTGCCCGGCGCGGCCTCGTCGTGGTTCGCCTCAAGGGCGGAGACCCGTTCATCTTCGGGCGCGGCGGCGAAGAGGCGGAGGCCATGCAGGCAGCCGGTATCGACTTCGAGATCGTGCCCGGGGTGTCGTCGGCCATTGCCGTACCCGCGTACGCGGGCATTCCTCTCACGCACCGCGATCTCGCCTCGCGCGTCGTCTTCACCGCCGGATATGCCGAAGCCGGAACGCCGTCCGATCTCGCCCCCGGCGGCGAGATCGCCGGGCCGCGCACCACTCTGGTCTTGCTGATGACCCAGCGGCAACTCGCCTCCAACATGAACCGCCTGATCGCCGCCGGAGTGCCGGCAGCGACCCCGGCCGCGGTCGTCGAATGGGGCACGTGGGCGGACCAGCAAACCGTCATGGGCACGGTGGGTGACCTTGCCGAACGCGCCGCGGCCGCCGGTCTGCAGCCGCCGGCCTTGGCCGTGGTCGGCGACGTCGTGCGGCTGCGCGCCCGGCTAAACTGGTTCGAGAGCAAGCCGCTGTTCGGCCGGCGCATCGTTGTCACGCGGCCACGCCGGCAGCTCGGGCCGTTCGCCGACGCGCTCGAGGCGGCGGGCGCGGAGGTCGTCCCGTTCCCGACGATCGAGACCGTCCCGCCCGACTCATACGAACGGCTCGACGACGCGCTGCGCCGGCCGGCGCAGTTCGACTGGGTCGTCTTCACCAGCGTCAACGGTGTCCACGCTTTCGTCGCGCGGCTGCGCACTCTGGGGGGCGACATCCGCGCCTGGCACCGGGCGCGCATCGCCGCCATCGGTCCGCCGACGGCCCAGGCCCTGTCTGAACTCGGGCTGCAGGTTGCCCTGGTCCCGGACGAGTATCGTGCCGAGGCCGTGGTGGCGGCACTGCACGAGGCGGGGGTCGGCGGGGCGCGGGTGCTGCTGCCACGGGCCGCGCAAGCGCGCGACGTGTTGCCCCGGGAGCTGGAACGCCTCGGCGCCAGCGTCGAGGACATCGCCGCCTATCGGACCGTGCGCCCGGCGGCGGCTACAACCGAGGCGGCGCGCAGCCTGTTCGCCCGGCGGCGGGTCGACCTCATCACCTTCACCAGCTCGAGTACCGTGCACAACTTCGTCGCCGCCGTCGGCACAGACTGCGCCGCGCTGCTGGCCGAGACCGCCGTCGGTTGTATCGGCCCGATCACCGCCGATACGGCCCGTAGCTACGGCCTCGCCGTCGCCGTGCAACCGGCTGCCTACACCATCCCCGCTTTCGCCGACGCGATCGTCGCGCACTTCCGCACCGCGCCCCGCCGCCCGCGTCAGACGGCGACAGGTGGATAAACCAGAACCCCGAGGAGAGCCCATGGGATTCCCCGAACTGCGCTTGCGCCGCCTGCGCAAGACCGACGCCATGAGGCGTCTCGTCCGCGAAACCAGACTGAGCGTCGACCAACTGGTCCTACCGCTCTTTGCCGTACCCGGCCACGGCGTGCGGCAGGAGGTCCCGAGCATGCCCGGGGTCGAGCAGCTCTCTGTGGACTGCGTCGTCGAGGAATGTCGCGCGGTAGCCGATCTCGGCATTCCGGCGGTCATCCTCTTCGGCATCCCCGAGCGCAAGGACGCCACCGGCTCGCACGCCTACCGCGACGACGGCGTGGTACAGCGGGCCATTGCGGGCATCAAGAGCGCCACGCCGGACCTGCTCGTTATCACCGACGTGTGTCTGTGCGAGTACACCGACCACGGCCATTGCGGCGTCGTCGCCGGCGGCGAGGTCGACAACGACGCGACCCTCGACTTACTCGCCAGGGAGGCGTTGTCGCACGCCCGCGCCGGGGCCGACATGGTGGCGCCTTCCGACATGATGGACGGGCGCGTGGCGGCGATTCGCGAACGGCTGGACGAGGAGGGCTTCGAGCACCTGCCGATTCTCGCCTACGCGGCCAAGTTCGCCTCGGCTTTCTACGGTCCGTTCCGCGACGCCGCCCAGTCGGCACCGCAGTTCGGCGACCGCCGCGCGTATCAAATGGATCCGCCCAACGCGCTGGAGGCGCTGCGTGAGGTCG
This Candidatus Binatia bacterium DNA region includes the following protein-coding sequences:
- the hemA gene encoding glutamyl-tRNA reductase, which gives rise to MQREVLIVGVNHHSAEVGVREQLAFRNGALDEALRRLVTLPEIDEGAILTTCNRVEVVAATADGDHAVDTITGFLAERERMQRDTLIEHLSVYRGREGIRHLFRVAASLDSMIVGEPQILGQLKELYDRAAKLGATGTILHRCFHRSFKVAKRVRTETGVATGAVSVSTAAVELAHKIFDRLEDKTAMLIGAGTMGALAARHLLSHGVRNLIVANRTFDRAVALARELHGTPVAFEHLNAYLHLADVVIGSTAAEQPVLTPDLVQQVLRQRKYRPMFLIDMSVPRNFDPLINEIDNVYVYDIDDLGGVAATHREDRGREAERAALIIEEEVDGFCRWLASLAAVPTIVALREKVESIRKGELEKTLGALPELPPETRASVDAMTSAIVNKILHAPLTRLKDHDRRREAQYLDAARHLFGIEEPDEP
- the hemC gene encoding hydroxymethylbilane synthase — protein: MSGPVRIGTRGSALALAQATWLRDALAERRPDRGAALVVIKTSGDRFVDRPLGDIGGKGLFVKEIDEALSAGTVDCAVHSMKDLPASLAPGLHLAAVPRRVDARDLLLTRHGGPLAALPPGARIGTSSLRRAALLLHLRPDIAIVPLRGNVDTRLRKLAAGEFDAIVLAAAGLHRLGLTPPAATPLDPTVFVPAVGQGALALETRDDGSADLLAWLDDPMTRVAVSAERAFMATVGGSCHTPLAAHATVRAGDLHLQAFVASPDGSRLLRGERAGPLARATPLGHELANDLLDRGAADILRLTRPSPAAAAAEDPSTDGR
- the cobA gene encoding uroporphyrinogen-III C-methyltransferase, which codes for MAGKVFLVGAGPGDPGLITLKGQRCLLAADVVVYDYLANPRLLDDTRPEAERILAGKHGGGPRVEQEVINALLVDRARRGLVVVRLKGGDPFIFGRGGEEAEAMQAAGIDFEIVPGVSSAIAVPAYAGIPLTHRDLASRVVFTAGYAEAGTPSDLAPGGEIAGPRTTLVLLMTQRQLASNMNRLIAAGVPAATPAAVVEWGTWADQQTVMGTVGDLAERAAAAGLQPPALAVVGDVVRLRARLNWFESKPLFGRRIVVTRPRRQLGPFADALEAAGAEVVPFPTIETVPPDSYERLDDALRRPAQFDWVVFTSVNGVHAFVARLRTLGGDIRAWHRARIAAIGPPTAQALSELGLQVALVPDEYRAEAVVAALHEAGVGGARVLLPRAAQARDVLPRELERLGASVEDIAAYRTVRPAAATTEAARSLFARRRVDLITFTSSSTVHNFVAAVGTDCAALLAETAVGCIGPITADTARSYGLAVAVQPAAYTIPAFADAIVAHFRTAPRRPRQTATGG
- the hemB gene encoding porphobilinogen synthase, which gives rise to MGFPELRLRRLRKTDAMRRLVRETRLSVDQLVLPLFAVPGHGVRQEVPSMPGVEQLSVDCVVEECRAVADLGIPAVILFGIPERKDATGSHAYRDDGVVQRAIAGIKSATPDLLVITDVCLCEYTDHGHCGVVAGGEVDNDATLDLLAREALSHARAGADMVAPSDMMDGRVAAIRERLDEEGFEHLPILAYAAKFASAFYGPFRDAAQSAPQFGDRRAYQMDPPNALEALREVALDIEEGADIVMVKPALAYLDIVWRVKAEFGYPVAAYSVSGEYAMIRAAAANGWVDEDRIVLETLTAIRRAGADIILTYFAKTAARLLHGA